In Drosophila subpulchrella strain 33 F10 #4 breed RU33 chromosome X, RU_Dsub_v1.1 Primary Assembly, whole genome shotgun sequence, the DNA window CAACAGATTGTGATAATCTGGCTTAAATTTGTATAATCTTAGCCTAAATAATAGATTATACATATAATAATCCTTTGACTCTTGCTTATAACTTACTTACTTATAAGATCAACGGAAACAATGCCTGTACCAGAAGTACCATTGGTATACCTGATATCATTTGTTTCCGTTTCCCCAATCTGTTCTGAAATATCTCGATTATCTTCTTTACTATAATCTGTCATCTGATCTTTATAATTTCCTGAGAGTGTGGGAAAACGAAGCGATATGGCCGACTGTTTAGGGTATAGCGCACATTTCTTTGGCGCGCCAAAGCGTAACATTCATAAAGAAACGAAAATTCACAGAGCAACTGCCCCCCTTTTTGCCTTTCAAACGCAAGTGAATGCCCGGAGGGGCTATGAACCCCCCTTctggttattttttttttattttttgaatatgTCAGGAGCGAATGAATGGCCaagttttaaagttttaactgGCTGCCCAGTGGTTTTCTCAGGTGGTCACTGGCCAGCAGCGAAATGCGATCCCAAAAAGGGGGTTTCACGGGGGGGGGACTCGAGCTTTTCTGCGGTTATCACCAGCTGTTTCCAGGGGCGTACGGGGTGGCAGAGGGGGGCAGATGGGTGAAAGGGGGCGGGCGGCCTTAACGATAAGCGCTGTTTTGGCCTGGCTTTTTGGTCATAGACCTCTAACGTACCTAGCTTACgaacaataaaaatcataaaagaGAAACGTGGTGGGTAAAAAGTGactgggggggggggggggggtttaGGCCGAGAGAAACGTGTAAGTGGCAGAAATGCAGAAAACCGCAAATGACCCCCCACCCCCAAAGCGACGCGCTTTGCTGCCTCTTGCGGTTTCTTGGTCTGATTTCTTCTGCTTCTGCTGCCTCTGATAAGCCCCACGCTTACGAAGAGGCATCAGAAAAAAAGCCCCAGAAGAACGGTCCGAAGAATCGGAAGAATTAGCCAACTAGCCTCGCACTGCGAGAAATTGCGGGCTTGAACAGGGTTCTTAAGTTTAAAAAACTagaataattaaataaaaatattttaataaggaAGAAgtctcattttttattttctccaAATAAAACCTATTAAATACCATCATCTGGCATTCTGGGCTGGTTATTTCGCTCAGTGCACGCACACGCAACGCGCTATATATCGAGATATCAACAAGGTAGCAAAAGAATGCGGGGAGAGTCGCCGACTAAATTGAATTGTCATTCAACGCCATGGGAGCTCGACTTTGGTCAATGTCTCCAGGTCTCTAATAAACCAAACCTCTTTACAACCCAGACCAACCCTCTCACCTTTTGGAAGCCAAGCGAATTCCAAACAACTAGCTATTTCAAATGGATCAAGAAAATATCTTTGACTTCGCTAAGAATCTCGGAAAAGTCGAAGGTCACTGGATTTATATACGAGGTCTGAACCTTGGAGTCCTCTCTGGcggtattttaatttagtagAGATCATTTTGTTTACTAAAAAGCAGGGGCTTTACTTCCATTTTCGGTAGTTTAACATAACCAAAGTTCCAATGTATTTATGCTTTGAATggttaatttgtttttaataagaaCCTTCATAAGAACCTCCCTTTTTAAAAGTatatactaaaaaaatatatttgttttcagTTCGTATTTATTgggaaaacttaaaaaaaaagtataaccCTTTGGATATATTAAAGTCCTATTGTCTTTTTCAACAATATAAAAACCTTctcaaaaatgcaaaaaaaaaatttaccatttaattaaatgagctaaatttcaaaatgtaaataaatctaaaataATGCTTGgtagaaaataattaaaatctCCTTATCTCATTCACATCTTAACCTTTGGTTGGCACATTACTGGCTCTTCcgattgtttttgaaaattatatttcttggCGCCAACTCAGTGTTGGGCAACGCGTCACGCATGCGCCGTGGCCGAGCGAGCGCCCTCTGGCGGCGGAGTGTTATCGGTCGGCGTTATCGATAGGCGCCGTCGACTGGacacttgttgttgttgtttgcaGAAAGCAGCAGAAACAGAAAACGCGCGTCGCTTTGTTGCCAGTTCGTTTATTTAGTGCCGTGCGTTGTTCCCCCCGTTTTGCCTACTTTacctttaattttatttttttttttactgtttTCCCCCGAACTCTGTGCAACATTAAAGGTTTTTATTAAAGTAGCaataaaccaaaaaataaaactcggCTCGGTGTACgtgcgtgtgtttgtgtgtgtgtgtgtgctagAGCAGCATATTTGTATGCGTGTGGAGTTggctttttgttttgctgtcGTATTCCGGTTTTTTCGACGAAAGAGAGTGCGAAAATCGAAAGAAATCCCTTTTACAGTTATCTGGTGCAAATAATTAAACCGTGTTGGGTGTTTGATTCACTACCCACCTCTCTTTCTCTACGCCTCTCCCCTCGCCCAAGTTTTTCTTATTCAATTATCGTGCTCTTTCTGGCAactccattgttgttgttgttgctgcctcTCATTGAAGGGCAACCGATCTGCCTTCTCTCTCGCTCCCCTACATCCTGTTTCGCCCTCTTTTCCTCTCGCCGCTCTCTCCGTCTCTCTCTGGAtcgcagttgcagttgcattgCACAGTGTTGCATAGTTTCCTAATTAGGGCGCGTTCTAAAATCGTAATTGAAAACATTAACATTCGATCGCTAAGTGGCCTGCTCTTTCTGGTCTTGCTTTCTGACCAATTATCCAACTTATCGCTGTGCAAACGAGATAAAGATAAACCTCCCCCCCATATAATAATGATAAGGAAAAGTCCCGTGTTCATCAGCAATTAGGCGAAAAGTGTCCCTCTGaatatgaatttaatttcGTGTTTCGCTCGTTTGCATGATGTCACTCCACTGTTTGCGTTTCAATTTAAGGCCCTGAGTAAAGTAAACAAATTTGCGTGTTTCGCGTGGGCCGCTgtcacaaaaaacaaaaaaataagcagaagaaaagaaatcaaaatcaaatccGAAATCATTCGAGGCCATAAATGGCAAACAAGCGAAATCACCGAAAACCGGACTGTTTACCAACACTGGCCAGATCGGCGTGTTGCAAGTGCAGGCAGcgctgccgacgtcgctgCTGCGGTCAGCTGTCAATGTCATTTGTTGGTGCAGTTCATGTTCACATCATATTCTCCTGCTCTCTTTTCTCTTGCTCTGCTTTTCTGACGCGTCGTGACATGAGTAATCCGGCATATTTGTGACAATGGGGAAAGAACACATGAACAAACACGCAGTGGAGAGTGGAGAGTGGGGAGGTGTGTGGGGAGGGGGTGGTGCTGTTGCAGGGGGCGAAGGGCGGAGAGTTCGAGTCTTCTCTCTCCCGCACATACACATACATTCCTGCACAGCAGAGGTTAATCATATGACACTGCATTCGTAGTTTTTTAATCAAAGGTTTAAGATGAGGTTTTAGTTGAGAATAAACTTGAGCAATTTTCCTTTTTAAGtaatattttccttttaaCTTAGTACTTATTAATTCCATATTTGCATTCAATTTTACATTcttaaaaaggaaaaaagtttttttttttgtgtcacAGAAATCTTATAGACCGTGTTATGATGTACGGTttgatttgaatttatttGGTTAATACTTTGTATTTCTAATTTGTTGTAGTACTTTACTATTTTTAGATTATTTTGTTAAACCTacagaatattaaaaaaaaatcggaGAAGTATTTCTTCATAATTAATAATTCCTTATCTGCATTCAATTATACATTcttaaaaaggaaaaaagttttttttgtgtcacAGAAATCTTATAGACCGTGTTATGATGTACagtttgattttaatttatttgcttaATACCTTGTATTTCTAATTATGTTCTAGTACTTAACTCCTTTTGGATTATTTTCTAAAACCTAAACctaaacctaaaaaaaaaatcggagAAGTATCTCTGTAATAACAGACTGTATTCTTCTTACAAGGCATGTCGGAATGTCCAAACGAATAGTTTATCTTAGACAAAGATGTAAAATTTCAAGTTTCTTTCAAAGGGTTGTGATGCTACTGGCTTGACCTCGGCTGTTCAACCGTGAACGTGTGATTGGGAGTgtgcatacatatgtatgcaaGTGTGGCTGTTGAAATGTTGACGTTGCAGCGGAACTCTGGTCTTGGCAATATGTCCATGTCCGTCAGACCCCCATATTCCGGCATCCCATATCCATATACCCATCCAAATCGGAGCTGGAATAACGTatcagaatttcaatttcgatttCATGATCGTCGAgtgcattttaattaataattgggTGTGAACGCGACTGTGATTGTGTGTTTGTTTTGATTTCTCTCTTTATCTCATCGCCGTTGCCTCTCTTGCTTTATCTTATTCGCTCTCTCTCTTGATGACAAACAATGCAATGCGATTGTTTGCCGCCGCACAAACGGGTTATATTGTTGTTGCCATCGGCCGATTGTCGATGTTGCATGCAACATGAGCATCTCTTGGTGAATCCAATTTCGAGCTCGCTTTCcttcattcattcatttatttgttGGCCGTCTTGCATTACAAATTCTGCTCAGCAATTTTGCTCAGCCAATTTCACTTTTTAACCCGTTCGTTCCGTTGCCATCAAATCAAAAGAAAGCAGAGCAAATTGAGTTGATAAAAGCATTGTGATAACAAGCATGTACAAAATAACTAGCAAACGGCGATAACCGATAACCAGCAACCCAACGATAAACGAACACTGCGAGAAAATTCTATTTGAATAATACACATAACAAACGATAAACGAACATTCcgagaaattaaataaagtacACAAAATACATTAAACATGACATATTaaataaagatttaaaaaaaactaaacacTGCGAGAAAAATAACCATTCTTAATTCAGTACACCATGCTTAATATGAAAtaattggaaataaaaaaaatacaaacaaacCATAAGGAAATTAAAGTTGGCCCGTTGATGGTTTACGTTTTGCAACAAGCAAGGATAATCCGGCAAGATGATCAAACTAAAATCCTTGTTCCGCAGAGGACAGGGCACCTCCAGCTCGAACTCCTCCAATTCGTCGcacaagcagcagcagcactccTCCAACAACAATCGCCAGAAGTCGCAGTCGAGCACTTCATTGAATACCGCCcacgagcagcagcagcagcagcagcaacagcagcagcagcagcagcagcaacagcagcagcagcagcagcagcaacagcaaccacagcagcagcaacacaacaacaccgcagcaacaacaacaaagttCTACGCCCACCAGGAGGCGGCCAGCTACGAAAGGGGCGTGGATGTGGGCGATGAGGAGGCGCTGCTGCTGACCaaccaacagcagcaacagcggcgacaacagcagcagcaacagcaacactatcaccagcagcaacaggttCGTTATTATTGTCATATTTATTATAACCTTTGCTATCTTATAGTTAAAActaacaaacaaacaaacagggGGTTTATTATAGAGCTATAGGAGCTGTAGACCCTAAGATATATAcctaataataatttggtattttggAACTAGTtggattttttattatatttctaAATCACATTGTAAAATACACAGCAACATATATAattctaatttaaaaaattttaattttattttgaaatttcaaCTTTATTATGCATTTTggtatttatttctatatctctgtttttttttaatgcggAAACAGAATcctaatattaataatatttatatttaaatatttttaatgtttatatgtaagtcaaatttatattttattaatcacATAAAGATGTTTAAACTTGTAATTTTACAATACTTTAGAATTTCGTTGTCCTTAATCACAGTATGACAATATTAACTGTCTAAGAAAAAAATCTTAGGAAAGTGATTTTTATGAATAAAACATTTCGttgttattaataaaaatatttattaattacttTAATGACAGTAGTAAAAACTACTCAATTACTTACTTGcttaatcattttttaatcaataaataaacttGTACTACTttacaacagcaacagcaactacAGAGCAACACCTTGCCCCAAAAGAAATCAAAGCTCAAGGGACAAAAGCAGCCAAAACAATTGCcagtgcagcagcaacacagcAATGCACCTgagccgcagcagcaacaccaacagcaacagcagcagcaaccacTGATGACTTCCCTGGCAGCCGTGCCGCAGGCAGCAGCAAccggcaacagcagcagcagcaacatcaacaataATAACGCATTGGCCGCAGTGCAAGATGGTGGCGCTGCTGCCGCAGCTGCAGCCGATTTCTACCAGCAActagctgcagcagcaacggcaacagcaacatcggcCAACGGCAGCAACACCAGTGCCGACAGTCCGGCCAACGCTTTtcccgcagcagcagcagccgttGCTGTTGCCGCTGTGGCAGCCAGCAGCtatcagcaacaacagcagcaacagcagcaacagcagcaacaacaacagcaacagcagcagcaactcaTCAACAGcgaacagcaacaacagcaactcTTAGAGGTGAGTTATGCCCCTATTTGTTTGTCCATTCCATAATTAATAGTCCGAAATTCAAACACGCAGGCTAACAACAAAATGCAGGAGCTGCACAAGCAGCTGGAGAGATTGGGAAGCGAGCAACTGCAGCTGGAGACACGCATCACGGAGCTCCTGCCATACCAAAGCGAGGTGGCCAAACTGAAGGGCGATCTGGTTAAGATGCAGGTGCGCAAAAATAGCCAGGAGGAGGAGTGGGTTGATGGGTTGGCTGGACAAAAAAGGGGTGCACTGTGGGCGGAAAAGGGGTGGCTGGCTAACCACAAATGGCTGATGTGTTGTCACGGCTgattgatgttgttgttgctgcttgtCCGATGATAAAGCCATTACATACCCTTAAGCCAAGGGAGTAATCTAGATTTTGAATTCAAAAAGTATTAGGCAGTCGATTTAAATAACACTTGTTTGGTTTTCTGATGAATTGTTATGTTATAAATAAGTCCATGAACAGTTGATGTATTCTTAGTATATGACATAAAGTCTCTAGAGTTCTGTCCTTCCGCAATGATTAATAGCAGGTTTTGATAAAGGGTATTCTCAGTAGAGACCCTTCCGCTAGCCAATGACTAAGTCAAGTTCTCGGGGGCGTTGCGCTTCGCTACCCTAACCAATCCATTGATATTCAATACGATCTATAGGCGATGCGCTCCTTTAATTGAGTCGAGTAGAAAGCTTTTGCGTCGTAGaacagcagcatcatcatcagcagcagcagcagcagcagcagcatcaacGCAGCTTAGAGGGAAGCAAAACTGATCAGTCTGATGTGTGTGCTTACAGAGTCTACAGGAAAAGACCCAGATGGAGATCGGCAACCTGAAATACGAGAACGAATCTCTGCGCAATCGGCTGCGGGACGTTGTGAACTCGCCGCTGTCGGATGCGGAGAAGCACCAGATCATCCAAGACTCGCAGCGGCTGCACAGCTCGGCGCCCGCCTCGATAGCCCTGCCCAGTGTGAGTACTCCCAGACAATATCTGGTGCAGCCAAATCCCAGCATTAACATTCGCATAACATCCCATTTTCCCCATTCAGACAAACGATGCGCATGATGGCACACCCTGCCTCACGCCCGACTGGGATAAACAGTCATCCTCCAGCGAGATCTCTGTAGCCTGCCTGCAGGACAAGATCATTCAGATGGAGGAGACGCACTACTCCACCAACGAGGAGCTACAGGCCACGCTGCAGGAGTTGGCCGACCTGCAAACCCAGCTGACGGACACGCAGACGGAGAACGTGCGCCTAGCCGAGGACAAGGATGTGCTCTTCCAGTCGCTTTGCCGGCAGACCGAGAAGCTGAATGAATCGCGAACACAGATCAGCACACTGAAAGAGCTGCTCCTGCGGGACACAAAGCAGGCGGCCTCCGAAGTCAGTGCCTCGGAGCGGGAGCAGAAGCTTTTGGATCTAATCAAGACATCGCAGGAGGAGCGCGAGGCCGTTCTGCTCAAGCAGGAGGAAATGGGCGCCGAACTGGCGGAGCTGAAGCAGGCGCGGGAAGCTGgccagcaggagcagcagcgcCAGAGGGAGCGGATCGCCCTGTTGGACTCTCAGTTGGACGCAGCCAATGCGGAGCGGCGGCAGGGAGAGGCACAGTTCTCGCAGGCCAAGGAGGAGATCTCGCAGCGGGCCATTGAAATCAGTCGGTTGAGCACTCTGCTGGAGAATGCTCGCTCCAAAATCGAGGAGCTGGAAGCCGATTTGGCCAGGGGCGACAAGACGGACCTGAGCGACGTGCTGGATGTGGCCAGAAAGGAGAAGGATGCCCTGGAGGAGCGGGTGGCCGAGCTGCAGGATCAGTGCTCACGTAGTCAAGCCGAGCTAAGACGGCTACGCGAGCAGCTCTCCGGCCTGACCGAGGAGTGCAAGGTGGCCAAGAACAATGCCAAGTGCGCTGTCTCCCACCTCGAATATCGCCTGGAGCAGCTGCAACGCGACAAGGACAAGATAGCCGGCGAATGGCAGGCGCTAGAGGAGCGCGTGGCCGAACTGCAGGTGCAGTGCAAGTGCCACCAGGAG includes these proteins:
- the LOC119556137 gene encoding cytospin-A isoform X3; translation: MIKLKSLFRRGQGTSSSNSSNSSHKQQQHSSNNNRQKSQSSTSLNTAHEQQQQQQQQQQQQQQQQQQQQQQQQQPQQQQHNNTAATTTKFYAHQEAASYERGVDVGDEEALLLTNQQQQQRRQQQQQQQHYHQQQQQQQLQSNTLPQKKSKLKGQKQPKQLPVQQQHSNAPEPQQQHQQQQQQQPLMTSLAAVPQAAATGNSSSSNINNNNALAAVQDGGAAAAAAADFYQQLAAAATATATSANGSNTSADSPANAFPAAAAAVAVAAVAASSYQQQQQQQQQQQQQQQQQQQQLINSEQQQQQLLEANNKMQELHKQLERLGSEQLQLETRITELLPYQSEVAKLKGDLVKMQSLQEKTQMEIGNLKYENESLRNRLRDVVNSPLSDAEKHQIIQDSQRLHSSAPASIALPSTNDAHDGTPCLTPDWDKQSSSSEISVACLQDKIIQMEETHYSTNEELQATLQELADLQTQLTDTQTENVRLAEDKDVLFQSLCRQTEKLNESRTQISTLKELLLRDTKQAASEVSASEREQKLLDLIKTSQEEREAVLLKQEEMGAELAELKQAREAGQQEQQRQRERIALLDSQLDAANAERRQGEAQFSQAKEEISQRAIEISRLSTLLENARSKIEELEADLARGDKTDLSDVLDVARKEKDALEERVAELQDQCSRSQAELRRLREQLSGLTEECKVAKNNAKCAVSHLEYRLEQLQRDKDKIAGEWQALEERVAELQVQCKCHQEDKAQLQSLLSETQRHLGDVQLQLGEAECRLDQEMQLRRKEAEEWQQFQADLLMTVRVANDFKTEALSAREQLVLDNKTQKEKIRLLEQQLEKLTKQPELQQSETPQSVLSTVQREMEMATRRSKLSFSRQDSRLSVKTLIESIENNKAGKADEAESHYSSTSSLNSGTPELGTTPIIFPPSSDWHESLRLPVLQSSNLHVNVGNQAGTGTAATIPAGSAGGGGSASTTKATLPLRDQQQQQQQTAMTTPQSQIQSQNQIQNVSQPSTPATPSSAGSSSSSGLPFGNVSKSFIGGERKDPLNMLAKNGGSKRNALLKWCQNKTVGYRNIDITNFSSSWNDGLAFCAILHSYLPDRIPYDQLSPANKRRNFSLAFAAAESVGIGTTLNINDMCQIERPDWMQVMSYVTAIYKYFET
- the LOC119556137 gene encoding cytospin-A isoform X2; its protein translation is MIKLKSLFRRGQGTSSSNSSNSSHKQQQHSSNNNRQKSQSSTSLNTAHEQQQQQQQQQQQQQQQQQQQQQQQQQPQQQQHNNTAATTTKFYAHQEAASYERGVDVGDEEALLLTNQQQQQRRQQQQQQQHYHQQQQQQQLQSNTLPQKKSKLKGQKQPKQLPVQQQHSNAPEPQQQHQQQQQQQPLMTSLAAVPQAAATGNSSSSNINNNNALAAVQDGGAAAAAAADFYQQLAAAATATATSANGSNTSADSPANAFPAAAAAVAVAAVAASSYQQQQQQQQQQQQQQQQQQQQLINSEQQQQQLLEANNKMQELHKQLERLGSEQLQLETRITELLPYQSEVAKLKGDLVKMQSLQEKTQMEIGNLKYENESLRNRLRDVVNSPLSDAEKHQIIQDSQRLHSSAPASIALPSTNDAHDGTPCLTPDWDKQSSSSEISVACLQDKIIQMEETHYSTNEELQATLQELADLQTQLTDTQTENVRLAEDKDVLFQSLCRQTEKLNESRTQISTLKELLLRDTKQAASEVSASEREQKLLDLIKTSQEEREAVLLKQEEMGAELAELKQAREAGQQEQQRQRERIALLDSQLDAANAERRQGEAQFSQAKEEISQRAIEISRLSTLLENARSKIEELEADLARGDKTDLSDVLDVARKEKDALEERVAELQDQCSRSQAELRRLREQLSGLTEECKVAKNNAKCAVSHLEYRLEQLQRDKDKIAGEWQALEERVAELQVQCKCHQEDKAQLQSLLSETQRHLGDVQLQLGEAECRLDQEMQLRRKEAEEWQQFQADLLMTVRVANDFKTEALSAREQLVLDNKTQKEKIRLLEQQLEKLTKQQLQQSETPQSVLSTVQREMEMATRRSKLSFSRQDSRLSVKTLIESIENNKAQGKADEAESHYSSTSSLNSGTPELGTTPIIFPPSSDWHESLRLPVLQSSNLHVNVGNQAGTGTAATIPAGSAGGGGSASTTKATLPLRDQQQQQQQTAMTTPQSQIQSQNQIQNVSQPSTPATPSSAGSSSSSGLPFGNVSKSFIGGERKDPLNMLAKNGGSKRNALLKWCQNKTVGYRNIDITNFSSSWNDGLAFCAILHSYLPDRIPYDQLSPANKRRNFSLAFAAAESVGIGTTLNINDMCQIERPDWMQVMSYVTAIYKYFET
- the LOC119556137 gene encoding cytospin-A isoform X1 codes for the protein MIKLKSLFRRGQGTSSSNSSNSSHKQQQHSSNNNRQKSQSSTSLNTAHEQQQQQQQQQQQQQQQQQQQQQQQQQPQQQQHNNTAATTTKFYAHQEAASYERGVDVGDEEALLLTNQQQQQRRQQQQQQQHYHQQQQQQQLQSNTLPQKKSKLKGQKQPKQLPVQQQHSNAPEPQQQHQQQQQQQPLMTSLAAVPQAAATGNSSSSNINNNNALAAVQDGGAAAAAAADFYQQLAAAATATATSANGSNTSADSPANAFPAAAAAVAVAAVAASSYQQQQQQQQQQQQQQQQQQQQLINSEQQQQQLLEANNKMQELHKQLERLGSEQLQLETRITELLPYQSEVAKLKGDLVKMQSLQEKTQMEIGNLKYENESLRNRLRDVVNSPLSDAEKHQIIQDSQRLHSSAPASIALPSTNDAHDGTPCLTPDWDKQSSSSEISVACLQDKIIQMEETHYSTNEELQATLQELADLQTQLTDTQTENVRLAEDKDVLFQSLCRQTEKLNESRTQISTLKELLLRDTKQAASEVSASEREQKLLDLIKTSQEEREAVLLKQEEMGAELAELKQAREAGQQEQQRQRERIALLDSQLDAANAERRQGEAQFSQAKEEISQRAIEISRLSTLLENARSKIEELEADLARGDKTDLSDVLDVARKEKDALEERVAELQDQCSRSQAELRRLREQLSGLTEECKVAKNNAKCAVSHLEYRLEQLQRDKDKIAGEWQALEERVAELQVQCKCHQEDKAQLQSLLSETQRHLGDVQLQLGEAECRLDQEMQLRRKEAEEWQQFQADLLMTVRVANDFKTEALSAREQLVLDNKTQKEKIRLLEQQLEKLTKQPELQQSETPQSVLSTVQREMEMATRRSKLSFSRQDSRLSVKTLIESIENNKAQGKADEAESHYSSTSSLNSGTPELGTTPIIFPPSSDWHESLRLPVLQSSNLHVNVGNQAGTGTAATIPAGSAGGGGSASTTKATLPLRDQQQQQQQTAMTTPQSQIQSQNQIQNVSQPSTPATPSSAGSSSSSGLPFGNVSKSFIGGERKDPLNMLAKNGGSKRNALLKWCQNKTVGYRNIDITNFSSSWNDGLAFCAILHSYLPDRIPYDQLSPANKRRNFSLAFAAAESVGIGTTLNINDMCQIERPDWMQVMSYVTAIYKYFET
- the LOC119556137 gene encoding cytospin-A isoform X4 yields the protein MIKLKSLFRRGQGTSSSNSSNSSHKQQQHSSNNNRQKSQSSTSLNTAHEQQQQQQQQQQQQQQQQQQQQQQQQQPQQQQHNNTAATTTKFYAHQEAASYERGVDVGDEEALLLTNQQQQQRRQQQQQQQHYHQQQQQQQLQSNTLPQKKSKLKGQKQPKQLPVQQQHSNAPEPQQQHQQQQQQQPLMTSLAAVPQAAATGNSSSSNINNNNALAAVQDGGAAAAAAADFYQQLAAAATATATSANGSNTSADSPANAFPAAAAAVAVAAVAASSYQQQQQQQQQQQQQQQQQQQQLINSEQQQQQLLEANNKMQELHKQLERLGSEQLQLETRITELLPYQSEVAKLKGDLVKMQSLQEKTQMEIGNLKYENESLRNRLRDVVNSPLSDAEKHQIIQDSQRLHSSAPASIALPSTNDAHDGTPCLTPDWDKQSSSSEISVACLQDKIIQMEETHYSTNEELQATLQELADLQTQLTDTQTENVRLAEDKDVLFQSLCRQTEKLNESRTQISTLKELLLRDTKQAASEVSASEREQKLLDLIKTSQEEREAVLLKQEEMGAELAELKQAREAGQQEQQRQRERIALLDSQLDAANAERRQGEAQFSQAKEEISQRAIEISRLSTLLENARSKIEELEADLARGDKTDLSDVLDVARKEKDALEERVAELQDQCSRSQAELRRLREQLSGLTEECKVAKNNAKCAVSHLEYRLEQLQRDKDKIAGEWQALEERVAELQVQCKCHQEDKAQLQSLLSETQRHLGDVQLQLGEAECRLDQEMQLRRKEAEEWQQFQADLLMTVRVANDFKTEALSAREQLVLDNKTQKEKIRLLEQQLEKLTKQQLQQSETPQSVLSTVQREMEMATRRSKLSFSRQDSRLSVKTLIESIENNKAGKADEAESHYSSTSSLNSGTPELGTTPIIFPPSSDWHESLRLPVLQSSNLHVNVGNQAGTGTAATIPAGSAGGGGSASTTKATLPLRDQQQQQQQTAMTTPQSQIQSQNQIQNVSQPSTPATPSSAGSSSSSGLPFGNVSKSFIGGERKDPLNMLAKNGGSKRNALLKWCQNKTVGYRNIDITNFSSSWNDGLAFCAILHSYLPDRIPYDQLSPANKRRNFSLAFAAAESVGIGTTLNINDMCQIERPDWMQVMSYVTAIYKYFET